Proteins encoded within one genomic window of Mycoplasma phocoenae:
- the secY gene encoding preprotein translocase subunit SecY, whose product MQFNNNKDKKQKMWKMSFDSKFVKFQNSYNDFWKNHELIKKTIFTIVLLTIFVAAGTITIPGIHLVNQDSLNSGDFLGILNLVGGGGLRNFSIVALGISPFITASLIMMILQTKLFPPIYRLSQAGPQGRVKINIITRFLTLIFAITQSIVLTKALKNPTTGFGIRIIPELDTNWYAYFLLPLILIAGSLFALFIGEHITNKGVGNGTSLLIFAGIASSLIPTFKSAFLFFIPSLNGDSLILKEILNFGVYLFGYLLVIFIVGYFYLAERRIPIQQVGAGLSKNEKELSYLPLKANPAGIMSVIFSLMFLSLPTMIAGLFNPATSSYYQWVYTHFQMTQAVGFWCFVVVTFFFTILMGLQQSKIDKISEDFAKNSTFIPGIRPGEQTEDYLIIKILNLSLFSSVYLILIGSMRYVEQMFGLPANIGYGGTGLMILVSVCIETLQQIQARLKTQELSRKRKKILYSQIHGEEGDLLW is encoded by the coding sequence ATGCAATTTAATAACAACAAAGATAAAAAACAAAAAATGTGAAAAATGTCATTTGATTCTAAGTTTGTTAAATTTCAAAATTCGTACAACGATTTTTGAAAAAATCACGAACTTATTAAAAAGACAATTTTTACTATTGTGTTACTAACCATTTTTGTTGCCGCAGGAACAATTACAATTCCGGGAATTCACCTTGTTAATCAAGATAGCTTAAACAGTGGCGATTTCTTAGGGATATTGAATTTAGTAGGTGGTGGAGGATTACGTAACTTTAGTATAGTTGCACTTGGAATTAGTCCTTTTATTACCGCTAGTTTGATCATGATGATTTTACAAACGAAATTATTCCCGCCTATATACCGTTTAAGTCAAGCCGGTCCGCAAGGAAGGGTTAAAATCAATATTATCACACGGTTCCTAACGTTAATATTTGCAATCACTCAATCGATTGTATTAACAAAAGCATTAAAAAATCCCACAACTGGATTTGGAATTCGTATCATTCCGGAGTTAGATACTAACTGATACGCCTATTTCTTATTACCACTGATTTTAATTGCAGGTTCATTATTTGCATTATTCATTGGTGAACATATTACTAATAAAGGGGTAGGAAACGGAACAAGTTTACTAATTTTCGCAGGAATCGCATCAAGCTTAATTCCTACATTCAAGAGTGCCTTTTTATTCTTTATTCCATCATTAAATGGAGACTCGCTAATTCTTAAAGAAATATTAAACTTTGGAGTCTATTTATTTGGTTACTTATTAGTTATATTCATTGTCGGATATTTCTATTTAGCGGAAAGAAGAATACCAATTCAACAAGTTGGAGCAGGGTTATCAAAAAATGAAAAAGAACTTTCATATTTACCATTAAAAGCTAATCCAGCCGGAATTATGTCAGTTATATTTTCATTAATGTTCTTATCATTACCAACAATGATTGCAGGATTATTTAATCCAGCAACAAGTAGTTATTATCAATGAGTTTATACTCACTTCCAAATGACTCAGGCTGTTGGTTTTTGATGTTTTGTAGTAGTTACATTCTTTTTTACAATATTAATGGGATTACAACAATCAAAAATTGATAAGATCAGTGAAGATTTCGCTAAAAACTCCACATTCATTCCAGGAATACGCCCTGGTGAACAAACAGAAGATTATTTAATTATTAAAATTTTAAATTTAAGTTTATTCTCAAGCGTATATTTAATATTAATCGGTTCAATGCGGTATGTAGAACAAATGTTCGGATTACCTGCTAATATTGGATACGGTGGTACTGGATTAATGATTCTAGTGTCTGTGTGCATTGAAACATTACAACAAATACAAGCACGTTTAAAAACGCAAGAATTATCCCGTAAACGTAAAAAAATTCTGTATTCGCAAATACATGGTGAAGAAGGTGATTTATTGTGATAA
- the rplO gene encoding 50S ribosomal protein L15 — translation MLKLHNLKSTEGSRKDKHRVGRGHAAGKGKQAGRGQSGQTKRNNVRLGFEGGQNPWYRRVPKRGFKNVNHVEYQVVNLDDLERKFNSNEEVSFETLYNLGLIKKYDQPVKILGRGTLTKALKVTDVDAISASAAEAIAKAGGQIISVEDK, via the coding sequence ATGCTAAAATTACACAATTTAAAATCAACAGAAGGTTCACGTAAAGACAAACACCGTGTTGGACGTGGGCACGCTGCTGGTAAAGGTAAACAAGCTGGACGTGGACAAAGTGGTCAAACAAAAAGAAACAATGTACGTTTAGGATTTGAAGGGGGACAAAACCCATGATACAGAAGAGTACCAAAAAGAGGATTTAAAAACGTTAACCACGTTGAATACCAAGTAGTTAACCTAGATGATTTAGAAAGAAAATTCAATTCAAACGAAGAAGTTAGCTTTGAAACACTATATAATTTAGGGTTAATTAAAAAATACGATCAACCAGTTAAAATTTTAGGTAGAGGTACATTAACCAAAGCTCTAAAAGTTACTGATGTTGACGCTATAAGCGCTTCAGCCGCAGAAGCAATAGCAAAAGCTGGAGGACAAATCATTTCTGTTGAGGATAAATAA
- the rpsE gene encoding 30S ribosomal protein S5 has protein sequence MAEFEEKVVNISRVTVVVKGGRRFSFSAYVVVGNRKGKVGFGHGKANEVQDAIKKAVKAAHKNIFEVPMVNGTIPHEIKAKFLASQVQLRPAPKGRGLIASNTLRTIIELAGYTDISTKTYGSRTKQNIVHAAVKALKQLRTAKEIAELRDIKVEDLL, from the coding sequence ATGGCAGAATTTGAAGAAAAAGTAGTTAACATCAGCCGTGTTACAGTTGTTGTTAAAGGGGGAAGACGTTTTAGCTTCTCAGCATATGTAGTAGTCGGAAACCGTAAAGGTAAAGTAGGTTTCGGACATGGAAAAGCAAATGAAGTGCAAGATGCTATTAAAAAAGCAGTTAAAGCAGCACATAAAAACATTTTCGAAGTTCCTATGGTAAATGGAACAATTCCTCATGAAATTAAAGCTAAATTCTTAGCTTCACAAGTACAATTACGTCCAGCACCAAAAGGACGTGGACTTATTGCTTCAAACACATTACGTACAATTATTGAATTAGCTGGATACACAGATATTTCAACTAAAACATACGGATCACGTACAAAACAAAACATCGTTCATGCAGCAGTTAAAGCATTAAAACAATTACGTACTGCAAAAGAAATCGCAGAACTTAGAGACATTAAAGTCGAAGATCTATTATAA
- the rplR gene encoding 50S ribosomal protein L18, translated as MQKSRNQKRQTKHRKIRTHISGTADLPRVCVFKSLHNFYAQVINDDNHTTLCAASTKELSNKANNIAAAKEVAKLLAAKLKAQKIEKIVFDRSGYIYHGKVSAFADTLREEGIQF; from the coding sequence ATGCAAAAATCAAGAAATCAAAAAAGACAAACAAAACACAGAAAAATCAGAACACACATTTCAGGAACAGCTGATTTACCACGTGTTTGCGTATTTAAATCATTACACAACTTCTATGCACAAGTAATCAATGACGACAATCACACAACATTATGCGCAGCATCAACAAAAGAATTAAGCAATAAAGCAAACAACATCGCCGCAGCTAAAGAAGTTGCTAAATTATTAGCAGCTAAATTAAAAGCACAAAAAATTGAAAAAATCGTTTTCGATCGTTCAGGTTATATTTATCATGGTAAAGTTTCAGCGTTTGCTGATACATTACGTGAAGAAGGGATTCAATTCTAA
- the rplF gene encoding 50S ribosomal protein L6, whose product MSRVGKRILNIPNGTEVSINNSYVEVKGPKGTLSYQFSNLITIANENNQVTTTRANEDKHTKQLHGTTNSLIAAMIKGVSEGFTKEIEIKGVGYKATLKGEILEVIAGYSHPVNLSIPSNLQVSVPKPTQIIISGIDKQAVGQFAAIVRDVRRPSPYSGKGIMYKDEVVRRKEGKTASK is encoded by the coding sequence ATGTCACGTGTCGGAAAAAGAATTTTAAATATTCCAAACGGAACAGAAGTATCAATTAATAATTCATACGTTGAAGTAAAAGGTCCAAAAGGAACATTAAGCTACCAATTTTCAAACTTAATTACCATTGCTAACGAAAACAACCAAGTTACTACAACTAGAGCAAACGAAGATAAACACACTAAACAATTACACGGAACAACAAACTCACTAATCGCCGCAATGATCAAAGGTGTTAGTGAAGGATTTACAAAAGAAATCGAAATTAAAGGGGTTGGATATAAAGCAACTCTTAAAGGGGAAATCTTAGAAGTTATTGCAGGGTACTCACACCCAGTTAATTTATCAATACCTTCAAACTTACAAGTATCAGTACCAAAACCTACACAAATCATAATTTCAGGTATTGATAAACAAGCTGTTGGACAATTTGCTGCTATCGTAAGAGATGTTCGTCGTCCAAGTCCTTACTCAGGTAAAGGGATTATGTACAAAGATGAAGTTGTGCGTCGTAAAGAAGGGAAAACAGCTTCTAAATAA
- the rpsH gene encoding 30S ribosomal protein S8, whose amino-acid sequence MGIITDPIADMFVRIKNATARKHREVIVPHSNKKVKILEIFKNEGYIADFKEVTMENNHKGILVSLKYKGYTSTTSVISGLKKVSKPGLKVYASAKTLPKVLSGYGTAIISTSKGLLTDKEARKANVGGEVIAFIW is encoded by the coding sequence ATGGGTATCATCACAGATCCAATAGCAGATATGTTTGTTCGTATTAAAAACGCTACAGCACGTAAACACCGTGAAGTAATCGTTCCTCATTCAAACAAAAAAGTAAAAATCTTAGAAATTTTCAAAAATGAAGGATATATTGCTGATTTTAAAGAAGTAACAATGGAAAACAACCACAAAGGTATTCTAGTTTCTTTAAAATACAAAGGTTATACAAGCACAACAAGCGTTATAAGCGGACTTAAAAAAGTTTCAAAACCAGGATTAAAAGTATATGCATCAGCTAAAACTTTACCAAAAGTATTAAGCGGATACGGTACAGCAATCATTTCAACATCAAAAGGATTATTAACAGATAAAGAAGCAAGAAAGGCTAATGTTGGTGGCGAAGTTATCGCCTTCATCTGATAA
- a CDS encoding type Z 30S ribosomal protein S14, protein MAKKSLKVKSARKAKFSTRAYTRCELCGRPHAVLRKYKICRICFRKLAHEGKLPGIKKASW, encoded by the coding sequence ATGGCTAAAAAATCATTAAAAGTTAAATCAGCTCGTAAAGCGAAATTCTCAACACGTGCTTATACACGTTGCGAATTATGTGGACGTCCACATGCTGTTTTAAGAAAATACAAAATTTGTAGAATTTGTTTCCGTAAATTAGCACATGAAGGTAAATTACCAGGAATTAAGAAAGCGAGTTGATAA
- the rplE gene encoding 50S ribosomal protein L5, whose product MNKLQKQYLEVAKPALQKQFNYKSSMEIPRIEKIVLNMTAGNEVTNSKAIEEVANELMAIAGQKPTQTVARKSLASWKLREGMPMGSKVTLRREKMWSFLNKLIAVSLPRVRDFRGVNPKSFDGRGNFAIGVKELIIFPEISFDKVRKLKGLDVIIVTSAKTDEEAYALLKELGMPFAKGE is encoded by the coding sequence ATGAATAAATTACAAAAACAATATTTAGAAGTTGCTAAACCAGCTTTACAAAAACAATTTAATTACAAGTCATCAATGGAAATTCCAAGAATCGAAAAAATAGTATTAAACATGACCGCAGGTAATGAAGTTACTAACTCAAAAGCTATCGAAGAAGTAGCTAATGAATTAATGGCTATCGCAGGTCAAAAACCAACTCAAACAGTTGCAAGAAAATCATTGGCATCGTGAAAATTACGTGAAGGTATGCCAATGGGTTCAAAAGTTACATTACGTCGTGAAAAAATGTGATCATTCTTAAACAAACTAATCGCAGTTTCACTTCCACGTGTTCGTGACTTTAGAGGGGTAAACCCAAAATCATTCGACGGTAGAGGAAACTTTGCAATCGGAGTTAAAGAATTAATTATTTTCCCAGAAATTAGTTTTGATAAAGTTCGTAAATTAAAAGGTTTAGATGTAATCATTGTTACAAGTGCAAAAACTGACGAGGAAGCATACGCTCTTTTAAAAGAGTTAGGTATGCCATTTGCAAAAGGAGAATAG
- the rplX gene encoding 50S ribosomal protein L24, with translation MASHKIRKNDSVVVISGAYKGKVSTVLEVNAEKQTVLLKDINKKTKHIKPNQQNTEGGVEIKEFPIHISNVALLVKKGTASTPATYSRVGFQFDKNGKKQRLVKKTGKTF, from the coding sequence ATGGCTAGTCATAAAATTAGAAAAAATGATTCAGTAGTTGTAATCTCAGGAGCTTACAAAGGTAAAGTTTCTACAGTATTAGAAGTTAACGCTGAAAAACAAACCGTTTTATTAAAAGACATCAATAAAAAAACTAAACACATCAAACCAAATCAACAAAATACTGAAGGTGGAGTTGAAATTAAAGAATTCCCAATCCACATCTCAAATGTAGCCTTATTAGTTAAAAAAGGTACTGCATCAACACCAGCTACTTATTCAAGAGTAGGATTCCAATTCGATAAAAATGGAAAAAAACAAAGACTTGTTAAAAAAACTGGAAAAACATTCTAA